A single window of Vigna radiata var. radiata cultivar VC1973A chromosome 4, Vradiata_ver6, whole genome shotgun sequence DNA harbors:
- the LOC106758555 gene encoding dof zinc finger protein DOF2.4 isoform X2, whose translation MVFPSLPIYLDPPNWSQQPNQPAGIATQNPHIPLPLQPPPSSVTAAIGGGGGGGGGGGGYQGSIRPGSMADRARMAKIHQPDAALKCPRCESANTKFCYYNNYSLSQPRHFCKTCRRYWTRGGALRNVPVGGGCRRNKRSKGSGGRSKSPMKPSTGSTSASANSSSSGCTTDHVMMTHLPTPTQTQFPFLTSLHHYNSDYVSGGIGSHFGTITTTPLVGRNSSDVEFQIGTGSASSLGNSGGAMLSNGLSEQWRLNNLQQVQQQFPFLSTNLEPQIGLFQFGGGENNNAEPPSYAKEGGRFNIRSKIDSISSLSGLMPQVNTIKMEENQGLNLPKNLLMGNDALWNGSGNAWSEVPCFTPSNNHLL comes from the exons ATGGTCTTCCCGTCCCTTCCAATCTATCTAGATCCACCCAACTGGTCACAACAG CCTAATCAGCCAGCAGGAATTGCCACCCAGAATCCGCATATTCCGCTACCTTTGCAGCCGCCACCTTCATCGGTGACGGCTGCTAtcggaggtggtggtggtggtggtggcggggGCGGTGGCTACCAGGGCTCAATTAGACCGGGATCAATGGCTGATAGAGCTAGAATGGCAAAGATACACCAACCTGATGCAGCACTCAAATGTCCGCGATGTGAATCTGCCAACACCAAGTTTTGCTACTACAACAACTATAGCCTTTCACAGCCCCGCCACTTTTGCAAGACTTGCCGTCGCTACTGGACCAGAGGAGGTGCACTCAGAAACGTGCCGGTTGGAGGTGGTTGCAGAAGGAACAAAAGAAGCAAAGGAAGCGGCGGTAGATCGAAGTCTCCCATGAAACCCTCAACAGGTTCTACCTCTGCAAGTGCTAATTCTTCTTCCAGTGGCTGCACCACTGATCATGTGATGATGACTCACTTGCCAACTCCGACACAAACTCAATTTCCATTCTTGACCTCCTTGCATCATTACAACAGTGACTACGTTTCTGGGGGCATTGGATCTCATTTTGGGACGATCACAACAACACCTTTGGTGGGTAGAAATAGCAGCGATGTTGAGTTTCAAATCGGTACTGGTTCAGCTTCATCACTTGGTAACAGTGGTGGAGCTATGTTGTCAAATGGCCTAAGTGAGCAATGGAGGTTGAACAATCTGCAACAAGTTCAGCAGCAGTTCCCTTTTTTGAGCACTAATCTAGAGCCGCAGATTGGGTTGTTTCAGTTTGGTGGTGGAGAAAATAACAATGCTGAACCGCCAAGTTATGCAAAGGAAGGTGGCCGGTTTAACATTCGCTCTAAAATAGATTCTATTTCTAGTCTGAGTGGGTTGATGCCTCAGGTTAACACGataaagatggaagaaaatcAAGGTTTGAATTTGCCAAAAAATCTCTTGATGGGAAATGATGCTCTTTGGAATGGAAGTGGCAATGCATGGAGTGAAGTTCCTTGTTTCACTCCTTCAAATAACCACTTGTTGTGA
- the LOC106758555 gene encoding dof zinc finger protein DOF2.4 isoform X1, producing the protein MVFPSLPIYLDPPNWSQQQPNQPAGIATQNPHIPLPLQPPPSSVTAAIGGGGGGGGGGGGYQGSIRPGSMADRARMAKIHQPDAALKCPRCESANTKFCYYNNYSLSQPRHFCKTCRRYWTRGGALRNVPVGGGCRRNKRSKGSGGRSKSPMKPSTGSTSASANSSSSGCTTDHVMMTHLPTPTQTQFPFLTSLHHYNSDYVSGGIGSHFGTITTTPLVGRNSSDVEFQIGTGSASSLGNSGGAMLSNGLSEQWRLNNLQQVQQQFPFLSTNLEPQIGLFQFGGGENNNAEPPSYAKEGGRFNIRSKIDSISSLSGLMPQVNTIKMEENQGLNLPKNLLMGNDALWNGSGNAWSEVPCFTPSNNHLL; encoded by the exons ATGGTCTTCCCGTCCCTTCCAATCTATCTAGATCCACCCAACTGGTCACAACAG CAGCCTAATCAGCCAGCAGGAATTGCCACCCAGAATCCGCATATTCCGCTACCTTTGCAGCCGCCACCTTCATCGGTGACGGCTGCTAtcggaggtggtggtggtggtggtggcggggGCGGTGGCTACCAGGGCTCAATTAGACCGGGATCAATGGCTGATAGAGCTAGAATGGCAAAGATACACCAACCTGATGCAGCACTCAAATGTCCGCGATGTGAATCTGCCAACACCAAGTTTTGCTACTACAACAACTATAGCCTTTCACAGCCCCGCCACTTTTGCAAGACTTGCCGTCGCTACTGGACCAGAGGAGGTGCACTCAGAAACGTGCCGGTTGGAGGTGGTTGCAGAAGGAACAAAAGAAGCAAAGGAAGCGGCGGTAGATCGAAGTCTCCCATGAAACCCTCAACAGGTTCTACCTCTGCAAGTGCTAATTCTTCTTCCAGTGGCTGCACCACTGATCATGTGATGATGACTCACTTGCCAACTCCGACACAAACTCAATTTCCATTCTTGACCTCCTTGCATCATTACAACAGTGACTACGTTTCTGGGGGCATTGGATCTCATTTTGGGACGATCACAACAACACCTTTGGTGGGTAGAAATAGCAGCGATGTTGAGTTTCAAATCGGTACTGGTTCAGCTTCATCACTTGGTAACAGTGGTGGAGCTATGTTGTCAAATGGCCTAAGTGAGCAATGGAGGTTGAACAATCTGCAACAAGTTCAGCAGCAGTTCCCTTTTTTGAGCACTAATCTAGAGCCGCAGATTGGGTTGTTTCAGTTTGGTGGTGGAGAAAATAACAATGCTGAACCGCCAAGTTATGCAAAGGAAGGTGGCCGGTTTAACATTCGCTCTAAAATAGATTCTATTTCTAGTCTGAGTGGGTTGATGCCTCAGGTTAACACGataaagatggaagaaaatcAAGGTTTGAATTTGCCAAAAAATCTCTTGATGGGAAATGATGCTCTTTGGAATGGAAGTGGCAATGCATGGAGTGAAGTTCCTTGTTTCACTCCTTCAAATAACCACTTGTTGTGA